The following are encoded together in the Methylorubrum sp. B1-46 genome:
- a CDS encoding DUF6460 domain-containing protein, with amino-acid sequence MIGDHDPRRRAPLDAGAYPADPRHGEPRRRSGLNRFLGGSPAAVFVKLLFLSVLVGAVMAMFGLTPGLLFWQFYDLTRSLIDLGLDTFHDFGRWILAGAVVVVPIWFIARLLTVSRDR; translated from the coding sequence ATGATCGGCGATCACGACCCCCGGCGCCGCGCCCCGCTCGATGCCGGCGCCTACCCGGCCGATCCGCGCCACGGTGAGCCGCGCCGCCGCTCCGGGCTCAACCGCTTCCTCGGCGGCTCTCCGGCGGCCGTGTTCGTGAAGCTGCTGTTCCTGTCCGTGCTCGTCGGCGCGGTGATGGCGATGTTCGGCCTGACGCCGGGCCTGCTGTTCTGGCAGTTCTACGATCTCACCCGGTCGCTGATCGACCTCGGGCTCGACACGTTCCACGATTTCGGTCGCTGGATCCTCGCGGGTGCGGTGGTGGTGGTGCCGATCTGGTTCATCGCCCGCCTGCTCACCGTCTCGCGCGATCGCTGA
- a CDS encoding heterodisulfide reductase-related iron-sulfur binding cluster — protein sequence MQTNFAPEQLADPAMAASEKILRTCVHCGFCTATCPTYLLLGDELDSPRGRIYLIKDMLEGGKPASREVVKHVDRCLSCLSCMTTCPSGVHYMHLVDHARAHIEKTYRRPLSDRLLRTVLTLVLPYPNRFRLALLAAKVGAPLRPLVARLPRVGNRLAAMLDLAPAQLPNRNRTDRPGTFPADPSAQEISALFQTGADKGPAERRGRVALLRGCAQSVLRPDFNEAAIRLLNRHGVEVVHPKGEGCCGALTHHMGREDSAHAHAKRTIDAWIAEMDGPGLDAIVVTASGCGTTIKDYGFMFRDDPAYAEKAARVSAIARDVTEYMAEIGLLPPVEDTDLVVAYHSACSMQHGQAIRTEPKTLLKKAGFTVKDVPEGHICCGSAGTYNILQPEIAARLRDRKVANIERVKPDLIATGNIGCATQIGKGTDIPILHTVELLDWATGGPRPEALANLPARPAPVRAHA from the coding sequence GTGCAGACCAATTTCGCTCCCGAGCAGCTCGCCGACCCCGCCATGGCGGCCTCGGAGAAGATCCTGCGTACCTGCGTTCATTGCGGGTTCTGCACCGCGACTTGCCCGACCTATCTCCTGCTCGGCGACGAACTCGATTCACCGCGCGGCCGCATCTACCTGATCAAGGATATGCTGGAGGGCGGCAAGCCGGCGAGCCGCGAGGTGGTGAAGCACGTCGACCGCTGTCTCTCCTGCCTGTCCTGCATGACGACCTGTCCGTCGGGCGTGCACTACATGCACCTCGTCGATCACGCCCGCGCGCATATCGAGAAGACCTACCGGCGCCCGCTCTCCGACCGGCTGCTGCGCACGGTGCTGACGCTGGTTCTGCCCTATCCGAACCGCTTTCGGCTGGCGCTGCTTGCGGCCAAGGTCGGGGCGCCGTTGCGGCCACTCGTCGCCCGGCTGCCGCGGGTCGGCAACCGGCTCGCGGCGATGCTCGACCTCGCGCCCGCGCAACTGCCCAACCGCAACCGGACCGACCGGCCCGGCACTTTCCCCGCCGATCCCTCGGCGCAGGAGATCAGCGCGCTGTTCCAGACCGGCGCGGACAAAGGCCCGGCCGAACGCCGCGGCCGGGTCGCGCTCCTGCGCGGCTGCGCCCAGAGCGTGCTGCGGCCGGACTTCAACGAGGCTGCGATCCGCCTGCTCAACCGTCACGGCGTCGAGGTGGTCCATCCCAAGGGCGAGGGCTGCTGCGGCGCACTGACCCACCATATGGGCCGGGAAGACTCCGCCCACGCTCATGCCAAGCGCACCATCGACGCCTGGATCGCCGAGATGGACGGGCCCGGCCTCGATGCCATCGTGGTCACGGCGTCCGGCTGCGGCACGACGATCAAGGATTACGGCTTCATGTTCCGCGACGACCCGGCCTATGCCGAGAAGGCGGCGCGGGTGTCGGCGATCGCGAGGGATGTGACCGAGTACATGGCCGAGATCGGCCTACTGCCGCCGGTGGAGGACACCGACCTCGTGGTCGCCTACCATTCCGCCTGCTCGATGCAGCACGGTCAGGCGATCCGGACCGAGCCTAAAACCCTTCTCAAGAAGGCGGGCTTCACGGTGAAGGACGTGCCGGAGGGGCACATCTGCTGCGGCTCTGCCGGCACCTACAACATTCTCCAGCCGGAAATCGCCGCGCGTCTGCGCGACCGCAAGGTGGCCAATATCGAGCGCGTGAAGCCAGACCTGATCGCCACCGGCAATATCGGCTGCGCCACCCAGATCGGGAAAGGCACCGACATCCCGATCCTGCACACGGTCGAGCTGCTCGATTGGGCGACCGGCGGCCCGCGGCCGGAAGCTCTGGCGAATCTTCCCGCGCGCCCGGCGCCTGTCCGGGCACACGCGTAA
- a CDS encoding O-acetylhomoserine aminocarboxypropyltransferase/cysteine synthase family protein, whose amino-acid sequence MTAEPKILRLATQAVHAGAAPDPATGARAQPIYFTNGFVFDSTEQAADIFAMRKTGFSYSRGSNPTVAALERRIAALEGAKAAVAVSSGQSAVLLVMMTLMQAGDAYVASPRLFGGSLGLMRRLEGRYDLTPHFAADLTPEAFEAAITPQTKAIICESIVNPCATVMDIEGIAAVAKRHGLPLVIDNTLASPALIRPIEYGADIVVHSTSKFLGGSGQVIGGMICDAGTFDWKAQGSRYNLINDPWPDYDGLIVSERFPEISFAVACRLFGLRDLGPGLSPMNAFLTLTGIETLPLRMERHCANAKAVAAYLKDHPAVEWVSYPALPGQKGEALANRYVPQGPGSIFTFALKGGEPAALKLIAGLELISHLVNIGEIKSLAIHPATTTHRQLRPEERAAACVGPETVRLSIGLEDPEDLIADLEQALAKIG is encoded by the coding sequence ATGACCGCCGAGCCAAAGATCCTCCGCCTCGCCACGCAGGCGGTCCATGCGGGCGCCGCGCCCGACCCCGCCACGGGCGCGCGGGCGCAGCCGATCTACTTCACCAACGGCTTCGTGTTCGATTCTACCGAGCAGGCCGCCGACATCTTCGCGATGCGCAAGACCGGCTTCTCTTACTCGCGCGGCTCGAACCCGACGGTCGCCGCGCTGGAGCGCCGGATCGCCGCGCTCGAAGGCGCCAAGGCGGCGGTGGCGGTCTCCTCCGGGCAGTCGGCGGTGCTGCTGGTGATGATGACGCTGATGCAGGCGGGCGATGCCTACGTCGCCTCGCCGCGCCTGTTCGGCGGCTCGCTCGGCCTGATGCGCCGCCTCGAAGGCCGCTACGACCTGACGCCGCACTTCGCCGCCGACCTGACGCCGGAAGCCTTCGAGGCGGCGATCACGCCGCAGACCAAGGCGATCATCTGCGAGTCGATCGTCAACCCTTGCGCCACCGTAATGGACATCGAGGGCATCGCGGCGGTGGCCAAGCGCCACGGCCTGCCGCTCGTGATCGACAACACCCTCGCCTCCCCCGCCCTGATCCGTCCGATCGAGTACGGCGCCGACATCGTCGTCCACTCCACCTCGAAGTTTCTCGGCGGCTCGGGGCAGGTGATCGGCGGCATGATCTGCGATGCCGGCACCTTCGACTGGAAGGCGCAAGGATCGCGCTACAACCTCATCAATGATCCCTGGCCGGACTATGACGGCCTGATCGTCAGCGAGCGCTTCCCCGAGATCAGCTTCGCCGTCGCCTGCCGGCTGTTCGGCCTGCGCGACCTCGGCCCCGGCCTGTCTCCGATGAACGCCTTCCTGACGCTCACCGGCATCGAGACCCTGCCGCTGCGGATGGAGCGCCACTGCGCCAACGCCAAAGCGGTCGCCGCCTACCTCAAGGACCATCCGGCGGTGGAATGGGTCAGCTACCCGGCGCTGCCGGGGCAGAAGGGCGAGGCGTTGGCCAACCGCTACGTGCCGCAAGGGCCGGGCTCGATCTTCACCTTCGCGCTCAAGGGCGGCGAGCCGGCCGCGCTGAAGCTCATCGCAGGTCTGGAGCTGATCTCGCACCTCGTGAACATCGGCGAGATAAAGTCGCTGGCGATCCACCCGGCGACCACGACCCACCGCCAGCTTCGCCCTGAGGAGCGTGCGGCGGCCTGCGTCGGCCCTGAGACGGTACGCCTCTCGATCGGCCTGGAGGATCCGGAGGATCTGATCGCCGATCTCGAACAGGCCCTGGCCAAGATCGGCTGA
- a CDS encoding ligase-associated DNA damage response DEXH box helicase, giving the protein MPAPPDLPPSFSAWFASRGWAPRPHQLELLATVQAGRSALLVAPTGAGKTLAGFLPSLVELSERKGGGKGAGRGGEKGKARGLHTLYVSPLKALAVDIARNLEAPIEGIGLPVTVETRTGDTPAHKRARQIQRPPDILLTTPEQLSLLLAHREAEAFFAGLKTVVLDELHALVTSKRGDLLSLALARVRRLAPEARAIGLSATVREPDELRKYLVSQTPSPPAGEGARGAGGRGCKAPMADLVVVKGGAKPDLHMLDIGRTLPLSGHTARHAMPAIYELIRAHRMVLVFVNTRLQAEYTFQELWRLNDDTLPIALHHGSLDASQRRRVEAAMAAGQLRAIVCTATLDLGIDWGDVDLVVNVGAPKGASRIMQRIGRANHRMDEPSKAYLVPGNRFEMLECRAALDAVEEAAQDTPDARLGAPDVLAQHVLGMSCADAFDPLELYEEITSAAPYARLSWEDFEAVVDYVATGGYALRAYERFAKILRGPDGKWRVRDARVAQQYRMNIGTIIESTHIKVRMARSLRAKPGTVLPKGGRTLGEIEEDFAETLTVGDTFLFAGEVLRFEGLAEDECLVTRAGPGTDPAIPSYAGAKFPLSTFLAARVRAIIADPFEWDRLPRQLSDYLAQQRRHSALPGERDLLVETFARAGRHYLTAFPFEGRLAHQTLGMLLTRRLERARLRPLGFAANDYGIAIWCTRDVSERAALSPGFMEALFDEDMLGDDLEAWLDESAMMKRTFRQCAVIAGLIERRFPGQKKTGRQVTISTDLIYDVLRRHQPDHLLLRAARQDAATGLLDVTRLGMMLRRIRGRITHRALDRVSPLSVSVMLEIGRERVYGEGADEILAEAEAELLQEALG; this is encoded by the coding sequence GTGCCCGCGCCTCCCGACCTTCCGCCGTCTTTCTCCGCGTGGTTCGCCTCGCGCGGCTGGGCGCCGCGCCCGCATCAGCTCGAACTGCTGGCGACCGTCCAAGCCGGACGCTCGGCGCTCCTCGTCGCGCCCACGGGAGCCGGCAAGACGCTGGCCGGGTTCCTGCCGAGCCTGGTCGAACTGAGCGAGCGCAAGGGCGGCGGCAAGGGCGCCGGGAGGGGCGGCGAGAAGGGCAAGGCGCGCGGCCTTCACACCCTCTACGTCTCGCCGCTCAAGGCGCTCGCGGTCGACATCGCCCGCAATCTTGAAGCGCCGATCGAAGGCATCGGGCTTCCCGTGACCGTCGAGACCCGCACCGGCGACACCCCGGCCCACAAGCGCGCGCGCCAGATCCAACGCCCGCCCGACATCCTGCTCACCACCCCCGAACAGCTCTCGCTCCTGCTCGCCCATCGCGAAGCGGAAGCATTCTTCGCCGGGCTGAAGACGGTCGTGCTCGACGAGCTGCATGCCCTCGTCACCTCGAAGCGCGGCGATCTTCTCTCCCTGGCGCTCGCCCGCGTGCGACGGCTGGCGCCGGAGGCCCGCGCCATCGGCCTCTCGGCGACCGTGCGCGAGCCGGACGAGTTGCGGAAGTATCTCGTCTCACAAACCCCTTCCCCCCCTGCGGGGGAGGGTGCCCGCGGAGCGGGCGGGAGAGGGTGCAAGGCGCCCATGGCCGACCTCGTCGTGGTGAAGGGGGGCGCCAAGCCCGACCTGCACATGCTCGACATCGGCCGCACGCTCCCGCTCTCCGGCCATACTGCCCGGCACGCCATGCCGGCGATCTACGAACTGATCCGCGCGCACCGCATGGTGCTCGTCTTCGTCAACACGCGCCTCCAGGCGGAATACACGTTCCAGGAGCTGTGGCGGCTCAACGACGATACGCTGCCGATCGCCCTGCACCACGGCTCGCTCGATGCCTCGCAGCGCCGCCGGGTCGAGGCGGCGATGGCAGCGGGGCAACTGCGTGCCATCGTCTGCACAGCGACCCTCGATCTCGGCATCGATTGGGGCGACGTCGATCTGGTGGTCAATGTCGGCGCGCCGAAGGGCGCGAGCCGGATCATGCAGCGGATCGGCCGGGCCAACCACCGCATGGACGAGCCCTCGAAGGCCTATCTCGTGCCCGGCAACCGCTTCGAGATGCTGGAATGCCGCGCCGCCCTCGACGCGGTGGAGGAGGCGGCCCAGGACACGCCGGACGCCCGCCTCGGCGCCCCCGACGTGCTGGCCCAGCACGTCCTCGGCATGTCCTGCGCCGACGCGTTCGACCCGCTCGAACTCTACGAAGAAATCACCTCGGCCGCGCCCTATGCGCGCCTGTCCTGGGAGGATTTCGAGGCGGTGGTCGATTACGTCGCCACCGGCGGCTACGCGCTGCGCGCCTACGAGCGCTTCGCCAAGATCCTGCGCGGGCCGGACGGGAAGTGGCGGGTGCGCGACGCGCGGGTGGCGCAGCAATACCGCATGAACATCGGCACCATCATCGAGTCGACGCATATCAAGGTGCGCATGGCCCGCAGCCTGCGCGCCAAGCCCGGCACCGTGCTCCCCAAGGGCGGGCGAACGCTGGGCGAGATCGAGGAGGATTTCGCCGAGACGCTCACCGTCGGCGACACCTTCCTGTTCGCCGGCGAAGTCCTGCGTTTCGAGGGGTTGGCGGAGGACGAGTGCCTCGTGACGCGGGCCGGCCCCGGCACCGATCCGGCGATCCCCTCCTATGCCGGCGCGAAGTTTCCGCTCTCGACCTTCCTCGCCGCGCGGGTGCGGGCGATCATCGCCGACCCGTTCGAGTGGGACCGGCTGCCGCGCCAGCTCTCGGACTACCTCGCGCAGCAGCGCCGGCACTCGGCCCTTCCGGGGGAGCGCGACCTCCTGGTCGAAACCTTTGCCCGCGCCGGGCGCCACTATCTCACCGCCTTCCCGTTCGAGGGGCGGCTCGCCCACCAGACGCTGGGCATGCTGCTGACCCGGCGCCTGGAGCGCGCCCGGCTGCGCCCGCTCGGGTTCGCCGCCAACGATTACGGCATCGCCATCTGGTGCACGCGGGATGTCAGCGAACGGGCCGCGCTCTCGCCCGGTTTCATGGAGGCCTTGTTCGACGAGGACATGCTCGGCGACGACCTAGAGGCGTGGCTCGACGAATCGGCGATGATGAAGCGCACGTTTCGCCAGTGCGCGGTGATCGCCGGGCTGATCGAGCGGCGCTTTCCCGGCCAGAAGAAGACCGGCCGACAGGTCACGATCTCGACCGACCTGATCTACGACGTGCTGCGCCGCCACCAGCCCGACCACCTGCTCCTGCGCGCCGCACGGCAGGATGCGGCAACCGGACTCCTCGACGTGACCCGCCTCGGCATGATGCTGAGGCGTATCCGGGGGCGAATCACCCACAGGGCGCTCGACCGGGTCTCGCCGCTCTCCGTGTCCGTCATGCTCGAAATCGGGCGCGAGCGGGTCTACGGGGAGGGGGCCGACGAGATCCTGGCCGAGGCCGAAGCCGAGCTGCTGCAAGAAGCGCTCGGCTGA
- a CDS encoding murein L,D-transpeptidase family protein, producing MAGRRHIAAVIGGLAVFGAGAVLLADFLQFGRTEPTLAAEPERADRVLVEKAARRLTLLREGRVLATYPVSLGFAPEGHKAREGDGRTPEGNYTIAFRNPRSVAHLSLKVSYPSPADEAAARAGGYPPGGDIMIHGLMNGFSWLGRLHRMRDWTQGCVGVTNAEMRAIYARVDVGTPIEIRP from the coding sequence ATGGCTGGGCGGCGGCACATCGCGGCGGTGATCGGCGGCCTCGCCGTCTTCGGTGCGGGCGCCGTCCTCCTCGCCGACTTTCTCCAGTTCGGCCGCACCGAACCGACGCTCGCCGCCGAGCCCGAGCGCGCCGACCGCGTCCTCGTGGAGAAGGCGGCGCGCCGCCTGACGCTGCTGCGTGAAGGCCGGGTGCTTGCGACTTATCCCGTCTCCCTCGGCTTCGCGCCGGAAGGGCACAAGGCCCGCGAGGGCGACGGGCGCACACCCGAGGGCAATTATACGATCGCGTTCCGCAACCCGCGCAGCGTCGCCCACCTCTCGCTCAAGGTGTCCTACCCCTCCCCCGCCGACGAGGCGGCCGCGCGAGCCGGTGGCTATCCGCCCGGCGGCGACATCATGATCCACGGGCTGATGAACGGCTTCTCCTGGCTCGGCCGCCTGCACCGGATGAGGGACTGGACCCAGGGCTGCGTCGGCGTCACCAATGCCGAGATGCGCGCGATCTACGCCCGCGTCGATGTCGGCACGCCCATCGAGATCAGGCCGTAG
- a CDS encoding response regulator has product MTENPTELPVVLLVEDDGLLLMEASDTLAEAGFNVLEAHHADKALDVLQDRPDVEILMTDVDMPMGSMDGFALARVVAHRWPDIPVLIVSGMGTPSPGDMPEGARFIPKPYAPTMLVRTLKACLKRAA; this is encoded by the coding sequence ATGACAGAAAACCCGACAGAGTTGCCCGTCGTCCTCCTCGTCGAAGACGACGGCCTGCTGCTGATGGAAGCCTCCGATACGCTGGCGGAGGCCGGGTTCAACGTCCTTGAAGCGCACCATGCCGACAAGGCCCTCGACGTGCTTCAGGACCGGCCCGACGTCGAGATCCTGATGACCGACGTCGACATGCCGATGGGCTCGATGGACGGCTTCGCGCTCGCCCGTGTCGTCGCCCACCGCTGGCCGGACATCCCGGTGCTGATCGTCTCCGGCATGGGCACGCCCAGCCCCGGCGACATGCCGGAGGGCGCCCGCTTCATCCCGAAGCCCTACGCGCCGACCATGCTGGTGCGCACCCTCAAGGCCTGCCTCAAGCGCGCGGCCTGA
- a CDS encoding methyl-accepting chemotaxis protein codes for MRLSLKATLAALFGGVALITAIQGAISLGELSSIRKRVNEVASNWLPSVVTANEMNATASRVRLRQFRMATTVDDPKALTAYRNLYEQAGAEMADARRRYEGLISSQQERALYDQFSSNWDRYEQASSRLIRLIDAGRQQEAVTELAGNDLFKLYTAASDVLMQVVALNRGAAQRDADAAVGAADSASVTAVVSVALALFLALGAMLFGLFRISRPITGMTGTMGALAAGDVETPVPYRQRRDEIGAMAGAVQVFKDNLIRTRALEAETALARASAEEQRKAAMRAMADSFEAAIGGIIGTVTSAATQLQATAESMSGTATETASQSVTVASAAEEAATNVETVAAAAEELGTSVHEIGRQVANSSELAQIAVGEADQTAGLVQNLSSAASKIGDVVAMISTIAGQTNLLALNATIEAARAGEAGRGFAVVAAEVKELANQTARATSEIAQQIGTIQGATDHAVLAIEGISGRIREISGVATGIAAAVEEQGAATQEIVRNVAQAATGTGEVTTNIAGVARASEETGAAASQVLGAASELSRQSERLSAEVSRFLTTVRAA; via the coding sequence ATGCGTCTCAGTCTCAAGGCCACTCTCGCTGCTCTCTTCGGGGGGGTCGCGCTCATTACGGCCATACAAGGTGCGATTTCGCTCGGTGAGCTGTCTTCCATTCGAAAACGCGTCAACGAAGTCGCGTCGAATTGGCTTCCGTCGGTCGTCACGGCCAACGAGATGAATGCCACCGCCAGCCGTGTGCGTCTGCGGCAGTTCCGGATGGCCACGACGGTCGACGATCCGAAGGCGTTGACCGCCTATCGGAACCTCTACGAACAGGCCGGAGCGGAGATGGCGGATGCCCGGCGACGCTACGAGGGGCTGATTTCATCGCAGCAGGAACGCGCCCTCTACGATCAGTTCTCCTCAAACTGGGATCGCTACGAGCAGGCAAGCTCCCGACTGATCCGGTTGATCGATGCGGGCCGACAGCAGGAAGCCGTCACGGAGCTGGCCGGCAACGATCTGTTCAAGCTCTACACCGCTGCCAGCGACGTCCTGATGCAGGTCGTTGCCCTGAACCGGGGGGCGGCCCAGCGGGATGCGGACGCGGCGGTCGGCGCGGCCGACAGCGCCTCCGTGACGGCCGTCGTGTCGGTCGCGCTGGCACTCTTCCTGGCTCTCGGCGCCATGCTGTTCGGGCTGTTTCGGATCTCTCGGCCGATCACCGGCATGACCGGAACCATGGGAGCGCTCGCTGCCGGCGATGTCGAGACGCCGGTGCCCTATCGGCAGCGCCGGGACGAGATCGGCGCCATGGCGGGCGCGGTCCAGGTGTTCAAGGACAATCTGATCCGGACCCGTGCGCTGGAAGCCGAGACGGCCCTCGCCCGCGCGTCGGCCGAGGAGCAGAGAAAGGCTGCGATGCGGGCGATGGCCGACAGTTTCGAGGCGGCGATCGGCGGGATCATCGGCACCGTGACCTCGGCGGCGACGCAGTTGCAGGCCACGGCCGAGAGCATGTCGGGGACCGCCACCGAGACCGCGTCGCAATCGGTCACGGTTGCCTCGGCGGCGGAGGAGGCGGCGACGAATGTCGAGACCGTCGCCGCGGCCGCGGAGGAGCTCGGCACCTCCGTCCACGAGATCGGCCGGCAGGTCGCCAACTCGTCCGAACTGGCGCAGATCGCGGTCGGCGAGGCCGATCAGACCGCGGGACTGGTCCAGAACCTGTCGAGTGCGGCGTCCAAGATCGGCGACGTGGTGGCCATGATCTCGACGATCGCCGGGCAGACCAACCTGCTCGCCTTGAACGCCACGATCGAGGCGGCCCGTGCGGGTGAGGCTGGCCGCGGCTTCGCGGTGGTCGCCGCCGAGGTCAAAGAGCTCGCCAACCAGACCGCGCGGGCCACTAGCGAGATCGCGCAGCAGATCGGCACGATCCAAGGCGCGACCGATCACGCCGTCCTGGCCATCGAAGGCATTTCCGGCCGTATCCGCGAGATCAGCGGTGTCGCCACCGGCATTGCGGCGGCGGTCGAGGAGCAGGGGGCGGCAACCCAAGAGATCGTGCGCAACGTCGCCCAGGCCGCGACCGGAACGGGCGAGGTGACGACCAACATCGCCGGCGTCGCCCGCGCCTCCGAAGAGACGGGCGCTGCGGCAAGTCAGGTGCTGGGCGCAGCCTCCGAGCTGTCGCGCCAGTCCGAGCGTCTCTCGGCGGAAGTGAGCCGCTTCCTCACGACGGTGCGCGCGGCGTGA
- a CDS encoding alpha/beta hydrolase produces the protein MIDHALFDPATIDAETKALNAEIVAAHAAQADPWSLPIEEVRARRRAGTQASPAMPRSPRAEILTIEGPGGPLALRVIRPQGKARGAYLHIHRGGWVWGAADEQDPWLERIADTCGFVCLSVEYRLAPEHPYPAALEDCEAAALWLAGPGKAELGIHALTIGGESVGAHLAVMTLLRLRDRHGLPRAFRGANLNAGFFDLGLTPSVRLWGEERLVINTTDLKRFADGYVREGIDRRRPDVSPLYADLKGLPPALFTVGTADPLLDDTLYMSARWAAANNGGHTAVYAGGCHIFVRYPGALTERALELIDRFLMALA, from the coding sequence ATGATCGACCACGCTCTGTTCGACCCGGCGACCATCGATGCCGAGACGAAGGCGCTCAACGCCGAGATCGTGGCCGCGCACGCGGCGCAGGCCGATCCGTGGTCGCTGCCGATCGAGGAGGTGCGGGCGCGGCGCCGGGCGGGGACACAGGCCTCTCCCGCCATGCCGCGCAGCCCGCGCGCCGAGATCCTGACCATCGAGGGGCCGGGCGGCCCGCTGGCGCTGCGCGTCATCCGTCCGCAGGGCAAGGCGCGCGGCGCCTACCTCCACATCCACCGCGGGGGCTGGGTCTGGGGCGCGGCCGACGAGCAGGATCCCTGGCTGGAGCGCATCGCCGATACCTGCGGCTTCGTCTGCCTCTCGGTCGAGTATCGGCTGGCGCCGGAGCATCCCTATCCGGCCGCGCTCGAGGATTGCGAGGCCGCGGCGCTCTGGCTCGCCGGCCCCGGCAAGGCGGAACTCGGCATCCACGCGCTGACCATCGGCGGCGAGTCCGTCGGCGCGCATCTCGCGGTGATGACGCTGCTGCGTCTGCGCGACCGCCACGGACTGCCGCGCGCCTTCCGCGGTGCCAACCTCAATGCCGGATTCTTCGATCTCGGCCTGACCCCGAGCGTGCGGCTGTGGGGCGAGGAGCGGCTCGTCATCAACACCACCGACCTCAAGCGCTTCGCCGACGGCTACGTGCGCGAGGGCATCGATCGACGCCGGCCCGACGTGTCGCCGCTCTACGCCGATCTGAAGGGCCTGCCGCCGGCCCTGTTCACGGTCGGCACCGCCGACCCGCTGCTCGACGACACGCTCTACATGTCGGCCCGCTGGGCCGCGGCCAACAACGGCGGCCACACCGCGGTCTATGCCGGCGGCTGCCACATCTTCGTGCGCTATCCCGGCGCGCTGACGGAGCGGGCGCTGGAACTGATCGACCGCTTCCTGATGGCGCTGGCGTGA
- a CDS encoding NAD(P)-dependent alcohol dehydrogenase, whose protein sequence is MRAYEMSAAAGLDSWKSVERPTPEPGRGQVLVRMRAASLNYRDLLICQGRYPFAINLDRLIPVSDGAGEIVALGEGVRRFTGGERVAGIFSQSWLGGAQVADTWQTALGGAIDGVLTEYQVFDEDGLVTLPDHLSFEEGATLPCAAVTAWNALYGLKPLRAGETVLTLGTGGVSIFAIQLAHAAGARVIATSSSDAKLEKARALGANETINYRTHPDWEREVRRLTGGVGVDHVVEVGGTGTLPRSIASTRPGGHVGLIGLLAQGEAIDPLAILGASCIVRGVAVGPREMFEDMNRSIALHAIKPVIDRVYGFDEAPAALAALAEASHVGKIVIRIA, encoded by the coding sequence ATGCGCGCCTACGAAATGTCCGCCGCCGCAGGTCTCGATAGCTGGAAGAGCGTCGAGCGCCCCACCCCGGAACCCGGTCGCGGGCAGGTGCTCGTGCGAATGCGCGCGGCCTCGCTGAACTACCGCGACCTGCTGATTTGCCAGGGCCGTTATCCCTTCGCGATCAATCTCGACCGGCTGATCCCGGTCTCGGACGGCGCGGGGGAGATCGTGGCGCTCGGCGAGGGCGTGCGCCGCTTCACCGGCGGCGAGCGCGTCGCCGGCATCTTCTCGCAGAGCTGGCTCGGTGGCGCCCAGGTGGCTGATACGTGGCAGACGGCGCTCGGCGGCGCCATCGATGGGGTGCTCACCGAGTACCAAGTGTTCGACGAGGACGGGCTCGTCACGCTTCCCGATCATCTGAGCTTCGAGGAGGGCGCGACCCTGCCCTGTGCCGCCGTGACCGCCTGGAACGCGCTCTACGGGCTCAAGCCCCTGCGGGCCGGCGAGACGGTGTTGACGCTCGGCACCGGGGGCGTCTCGATTTTCGCGATCCAGCTCGCGCACGCGGCCGGGGCGCGGGTCATCGCCACCTCATCGAGCGATGCCAAGCTGGAGAAGGCGCGCGCGCTCGGCGCGAACGAGACCATCAATTATCGCACTCATCCCGATTGGGAGCGGGAGGTGCGTCGGCTGACCGGCGGCGTCGGCGTCGATCACGTGGTCGAGGTCGGCGGCACCGGAACGCTGCCACGCTCCATCGCCTCGACCCGACCGGGCGGGCATGTCGGCCTGATTGGGCTGTTGGCGCAGGGCGAGGCGATCGACCCGCTGGCGATCCTGGGCGCGAGCTGCATCGTGCGCGGCGTCGCCGTCGGGCCGCGGGAGATGTTCGAGGACATGAACCGCTCGATCGCCCTGCACGCGATCAAGCCGGTGATCGACCGGGTCTACGGTTTCGACGAGGCGCCCGCCGCGCTGGCGGCCCTGGCCGAAGCCTCCCATGTCGGTAAGATCGTGATCCGGATCGCTTGA